From Bacillus basilensis, a single genomic window includes:
- the calY gene encoding biofilm matrix protein CalY codes for MSLKKKLGMGVASAALGLSLIGGGTFAYFSDKEVSNNTFAAGTLDLTLDPKTLVDIKDLKPGDSIKKEFLLKNSGSLTIKDVKLATKYTVKDAKGDNAGEDFGKHVKVKFLWNWDKQSEPVYETTLADLQKTDPDLLAKDIFAPEWGEKGGLEAGTEDYLWVQFEFVDDGKEQNIFQGDSLNLEWTFNANQEAGEEK; via the coding sequence GTGAGTCTGAAAAAGAAATTAGGTATGGGAGTTGCATCAGCAGCATTGGGGTTATCTTTAATTGGTGGAGGAACATTCGCTTACTTTAGCGATAAAGAAGTATCGAACAATACATTTGCAGCTGGGACGTTAGATCTTACATTAGACCCTAAAACGCTTGTAGATATTAAAGATTTAAAACCAGGGGATTCTATTAAGAAAGAGTTCTTATTAAAGAATAGCGGTTCATTAACAATTAAAGATGTTAAACTAGCGACAAAGTATACTGTAAAAGATGCAAAAGGTGATAATGCTGGTGAAGACTTTGGTAAGCACGTTAAAGTGAAATTCCTTTGGAACTGGGATAAACAAAGTGAGCCTGTATATGAAACAACTTTAGCAGACCTACAAAAAACTGACCCAGATCTTTTAGCTAAAGACATCTTTGCTCCTGAGTGGGGAGAAAAGGGTGGATTAGAAGCTGGTACAGAGGATTATTTATGGGTACAATTTGAATTTGTAGATGATGGAAAAGAACAAAATATCTTCCAAGGTGATTCATTGAATTTAGAATGGACATTCAATGCTAACCAAGAAGCTGGAGAAGAAAAATAA
- a CDS encoding helix-turn-helix domain-containing protein, which produces MIGERIKRLRLQKGISLTELAEKAGVAKSYISSIERNLQKNPSIQFLEKIAAVLQIPVDTLLHDETTKENHLDSEWTQLVKDAMSSGVSKEQFREFLEFTKWKQDQK; this is translated from the coding sequence ATGATTGGAGAACGTATAAAACGCCTGCGTTTACAAAAAGGTATTTCATTAACTGAACTTGCCGAAAAAGCCGGTGTTGCTAAATCTTACATTAGTTCTATAGAACGAAATTTACAAAAAAACCCTTCCATTCAGTTTCTTGAAAAGATCGCAGCAGTTCTACAAATTCCAGTTGACACTCTACTTCATGATGAAACAACAAAGGAAAATCACCTAGACTCCGAATGGACACAACTCGTTAAAGATGCGATGAGCTCCGGCGTCTCCAAAGAACAATTTCGTGAATTTCTTGAATTTACAAAATGGAAGCAAGATCAAAAATAA
- a CDS encoding anti-repressor SinI family protein: MYKDKTDALDQEWIDLILEALDAGIALQDIEHFFQRTKPSSQAQ, translated from the coding sequence TTGTACAAAGATAAGACTGACGCATTGGATCAAGAATGGATTGATTTAATACTTGAAGCTCTAGACGCTGGTATCGCTCTACAAGATATCGAACATTTTTTCCAACGTACGAAACCATCAAGCCAGGCTCAATAG